The following DNA comes from Candidatus Rokuibacteriota bacterium.
GCCCAGGTACACTAGGCGAAGATCCTGGCCGCCGTACTTCTCGGGCAGGGCCATCCCCTGCCAGCCGAGCTCGGCGGCCTTCCGCCACAGCGCCGGCGGATACCCCTTGGGGTCGGTCTCCATCTCGCGCACCAGGGCCGTCGAGCACTCCGCCTCGAAGAACTCCCGGGCGCTGTTGCGGACCATCTTCTCTTCTTCGGTCAACAGTACGTCCATGATCGGTCCTCTATTCGCCCAGCGTCGTGAGGTGTCAGGGTTCCCGGCACTCCGCGGGCGGCCGTCGCTACTGACGAGGTCCTTGTGCCCTGCGCCCCGAGGGCAGGCCGAGACCGCGACGCGCGACCTGGTCTCGCATGACCTGGACGCTGCCGTGGTTGATCCCGGACTGGAACGCGCCCATCAGGTTGTGCGCGAAGATGCCCTTTTCGACGGCGTGGGGCGAGCCGTTCAGCAACTGGCCGTACGGGCCCAGCATCTGGGTGATGGCCTCAGACGTCCTGACCCCGTGCTCCGGCGCCCACACTTTCTCGGCCGATCCCTCGTACGTGAAGTTGCCGCCGTGCTCGACGATGGACATGCTTCGCATGGTCATGAGCCGGCACACCTGGGCCTCGATCCAGAGCTCCGCGATCTTGTCCCTGATCGCCGGGTCGTTCGCCGGGGAGTAGCCGTCGAACCTGTTCGCCTTGACCCAGTTCACGATGTCCTCGTCCCGTCGCACGGAGATCAGGTACCGGGCGGCGCCGACCCGGTCGAGGTTGAGCCCCATCGACCCGACGCCCCACCCCTCGTTCTCCTTGCCCAGCAACGCGGACTTGTGTACGCGCACGTCGTCGAAGAACGTCTCGTTGGTCCTCGCCGCGCCATAGGTCGTCCCGAGCGGGGCTCGAGGCTCGTTCTGGATGGTCCACAGCGGACGGACGGTCATACCGGGGGCGTCCATCGGGAAGATGAAGATCGAGATGCCGTTGTGCCGGGGAGCGTCGGGGTTGGTCCGGGCCATGAGGTAGATGTGGGTCGACACGTGGGCCGCGGAGGTGTACATCTTCTGGCCGTTGATCACGTAATAGTCGCCGTCTCGGACCGCCCGGCATTGCAGGGAGGCCAGGTCGGCGCCGGCTTGGGGCTCGGTGAACCCGAGGGCGAACGAGTACTCCCCGCTGATCAGCTTGGGGAGGAACTCCCGCTTCTGCTCTTCGGTCCCGGCCGCCAGGATGGCCGGGGCGCCGCTACCGGCCAACCCCACCGCGATGCCAACCCGCGCGAACTCCTCCTCGACGATGTACTGACTGATGCGGTCCTTGCCCTGCCCGCCGTACTCCTTGGGGAAGCTGTAGCCCAGCCAGCCCCTCTCGGCGATCTTCTTGAACAGCTCGTCCACGCTCGGTCCTCGACCGCGGACACGGCTGACGCCGAACCCCTCGTTGAGATCCTCCATCTCCTCGAGGAGCTCCCGCGTCATGTTCTGCTTGATGAAGGCGCGTACCTCTTGCCGCAGGGCCTCTTGCTCGAGCGTGTATCCGAAATCCATCCTGTGCCCCCCTCTTCCCAGGCGCGACTGGCCCGGTTCGCCGCTCGCGCCGATCTCCTCCTCAGCCGTACCAAGTCATATGCACGAAGCGCCGTAGTGCGCACGTCATCGGCGCAGGCATTTTGGCCGCCGAAATGAGCGATGTCAAGGCTGTCGAAATGCTGTACAAAATCCTCATGCTCGCGCATCCGCGTCGCGCCGCCCCGATGTCGCCCGACCTGGAGCGAATCCGTCGCGCCCTGGCGGGCACGGAGCTTCCCGACCGGAAACCGGCGGGCAAGCAGGCGGCCGTGGCGCTGGTCCTGGCGGGCGAGGCGGCCGACCTGCACGTGTGTCTGATCCGCCGCGCCGAGCACGAGCCCGACCGTTGGTCCGGTCACATGGCGCTGCCCGGCGGCCGAGTGGACGCCAATGACCCGAGCATCCGGGCCGCCGCCATCCGTGAGACTCAGGAGGAGGTCGGCCTGCGGCTCGACCGCGCCCCGTACCTCGGGGTGCTCGGGACGATGCCCGTGTCCGCGGCGGGCCAGCCCACCGGGATGTCGCTCTCCTCCTTTGTGTTCCACCTCGGGGACATGCTTGAGCGGTTCACGCTCAGCGACGAAGTGGCCGAGGCATTCTGGGTACCGCTCCGGCACCTGCTCGACCCCCGCAATGCCGCCCGCCGGCCCACCCTCCGCGATGGCGTGCCGCTCGACCGCCCGGCGGTCGTGTATCAGGGTCACTACATCTGGGGCCTCACCTACCGCGTGCTCACGATGTTCTTTGAGCAGATGCAGCTGCGAATCGCCCGGCCGGACTGATCCGCCCCGGCCCCTATGTCCTGAAGGACGGCAGCACCCGCTTCGCAAACAGCTCCATCTGCCGGAGTCGAT
Coding sequences within:
- a CDS encoding CoA pyrophosphatase; its protein translation is MLYKILMLAHPRRAAPMSPDLERIRRALAGTELPDRKPAGKQAAVALVLAGEAADLHVCLIRRAEHEPDRWSGHMALPGGRVDANDPSIRAAAIRETQEEVGLRLDRAPYLGVLGTMPVSAAGQPTGMSLSSFVFHLGDMLERFTLSDEVAEAFWVPLRHLLDPRNAARRPTLRDGVPLDRPAVVYQGHYIWGLTYRVLTMFFEQMQLRIARPD
- a CDS encoding acyl-CoA dehydrogenase family protein, giving the protein MDFGYTLEQEALRQEVRAFIKQNMTRELLEEMEDLNEGFGVSRVRGRGPSVDELFKKIAERGWLGYSFPKEYGGQGKDRISQYIVEEEFARVGIAVGLAGSGAPAILAAGTEEQKREFLPKLISGEYSFALGFTEPQAGADLASLQCRAVRDGDYYVINGQKMYTSAAHVSTHIYLMARTNPDAPRHNGISIFIFPMDAPGMTVRPLWTIQNEPRAPLGTTYGAARTNETFFDDVRVHKSALLGKENEGWGVGSMGLNLDRVGAARYLISVRRDEDIVNWVKANRFDGYSPANDPAIRDKIAELWIEAQVCRLMTMRSMSIVEHGGNFTYEGSAEKVWAPEHGVRTSEAITQMLGPYGQLLNGSPHAVEKGIFAHNLMGAFQSGINHGSVQVMRDQVARRGLGLPSGRRAQGPRQ